One Streptomonospora salina genomic window, TTCGACGGTCTCGGTGTCCATCGCCTGCACCGGATCGTCCAGCAGCAGAAAGCCGAACGGGTTGTCGGGGACCATGGTCCGCGGCAAGCAGATCGACAGCGCCAGCGCCTGGAACTCGCCCTGGCTGAGCAGGCCGGGCGCGTTTCCGTCGTTCTCCGAGCCGTCCACGGCGACGTCGACCGCGACGCGCCGCCGCGCGCCCCGTCCCACCAGGCGCATCGCCTCCAGGTCGATGCGGCGCTCCTGGCGCAACCGGTGCCAGACCTGCTCGGCGTGCGAGGCCAGCGGACGCAACCGCTCGGCGCGGATCTCCCGGGCGATCCCGGCGAGCCATTCCAACGCGCGCTCGGCCGGGCCAAGGGTTTCCCCCGCGGCGGTCGCCTCCCGGGCATCGCGCACCCACGCGCCCAGCTGCTCGGCGAGCTCGCTCCAGCCGTCGGTGGGATCGTCCAGCTTCTCCCCGGCCTCCTTGCGCGCCGCTATCGCCGTCGAGCGCAGCCGGCGGCCCACCGTCTCGATGTGCTCGGCGAGCGCGGCGAGATCGGTGATCTCGGCACCGGCCTCCCACTCGGCCCATACCCGGCCCAGCTCGCTGTCGGGCGGCAGCCACGAGGGCATCGGCGCCATGAGGAAGCGGGCCTGGTCGCGGGCGTTGTCGGCGCGCTCGTAGGCCGCCGCCGCGTTGGCCGCGACCGGTTCCAGCGCCCTGATCTCGGCGCGGGCGCGCTGCTCCCATTCGGAGCCGAACTCGCCCGCGGTCCCGCAGGTGGGGCAGTCGGTCTCGGCGGGGTGGCGTTCACGGTGCCGCAGAGCGCTCCTGAGCAGCTCCGCGACGCCCCGGGCGCGGTCCCCCTTGGTGCCGGCCGCCATCGCGAGTTCCATCGCCGCACCGCGCAACTCGTTGACGACGTCGTTGAGCACGGTGCGTTCGGGCACCGACAGGCGGCGCAGGCGGCGCAGGACCCGGTGCTGCCGGAGGTCGGCCGGACCGTCGTCGGCGGCGACGGACGCCAGGCGGTCCAGGTCGGGGTTCTCCGACTCCAGCAGATCCGCGGCCTGGGCGGCGCGCCGGTCGTCGGCGGCCCGCAGCCTGCGCACGAGGTGGCCGTGCTCGTGGCCGGGACGGTCCCGCTGCTTGGTGAGGCGGTCGCAGGCCTTGGCCAGGCGGCGCTCGGCCTCGGTCAGATCGGTCAGTCCCAGCAGCGCCGTCAGGGTGTCGTAGAGCTCGGCGGCGCGGCCGGTGACGGCTCGGCCCAGTTCGTCGTAGGACAGGAACGGCCGGTACCGGGCCAGTTCGGGGTCCCAGCCCAGACTGCGCAGCGGCGCCGTGGTGCCGTCGGGTGAGACGACCTCGCCGCGTGCCGAGCGCACACTCTCTCCGGTCCACGCGCGGGTCACGCGGGTGGGACCGGTTTCGGCGGCGAGCTGGAGCTCGACGGTGATCTCGGTGCCTTCGTCGAAGTGCAGGTTGCGCCAGCCGTCGCGCCAATCGGCGGGCATCGCGTCCCAGCGCAGGTTCCGGCCGGTCAGAGCGGCCTCGGCGGCTTCGGCGAAACTGGACTTGCCCGAGCCGTTGCGGCCCACGATCACCGTCAGTCCCGGTCCCGCCGCGAACTCCAGCGAACTCGGCGTGCCGATGCCGCGGAACCCCTGCACCTCGATGCGGCGCAGGAAGCTGCGCCGGGAATGCGCCGGGGCACCCGCCTCAGGGGCGTCCGCGGGTTCGGGCGGCGGTTCGGGAACCTCCTCGCCCCGTCCGCACGCCGCCACCGCATCGTCGCCCTGCAGGGCCGCCAGCACCCATCGGCGCGCGGCGGGGTCCAGGCCGGATTCGGCCAGGCGGTCCAGGAGCGAACGCGCGGCCACCGCGCTGCTGTCGTACCGGCGCGGTGCAGCGCCGGTGGAGGTCGCAGGACCCGTCGTCACTGTCCTCACCACACCCGCTCATTTGTAGGCCTCGCACAGCAGACTAGGACAGGTCGGGTCAAAGCAGTAGCGCGCCCCGTGATCGCGGGAAGCCGCGACGCGGGCCCCGCCCCGGCGTGTCCCTGCGCACACGGCCGCGAGGTTCTCCGGAACAGCCCGGGACCGCAGCCGCGGCGGAGCCCGCTTCCGGCTCGCGAGCGTGGTGCGCCGCCGACCCCGACCGGGCCGGCCCGGTCGGACCCCTCGGCCGCCGGCCGCTCACACCCCCACGAGTCTGCGCCTGCTGCCGTCCCAGGTGAAATGCAGAGTGGCGATGCCGGGGACCGCCGGGTCGCGCAGGCACTCGTAGATATGCAGGCTCGGCACGCTCTCGAAGCAGCCCCATACGCGCTCGGACGTGAGCACGAAGTCGAGGTCGAGCTCGACGAGCAGCCCGAGCAGGCGGCCGTGGGTGGGCTCGTCGACCTTGGCGAAGGCGTCGTCGAGCAGGATCAGCCGCGGCGCCTGCGGCGCCTGTGCCGCCAGCGAGCCGAACTGCGCGGCAGCGGCGGCGAACAGCACCAGGTAGGCCACCACCCGCTGCTCGCCCTGGCTCAGGGCGGTGCGGTGGCTGAGGCGCCGCTCGCGGCCGGGGTTGGTGGCGTCGGTCACATAGACCGTGAAGGCGAACCAGGAGCGGTAGTCCAGAGCCGCGCGCAGCTGGGCTCCCCCCGTGGCCGTGGGGTCCAGGCGGCGGATGGCCTCGATGCAGCGGCGCAGCGCGTCGCGCAGCCGCGTCGTCTCGACCCGGGTGCGCTGTTCGGGCGGCTTGGCCAGCAGCGGCACGACCGCCCGGATGTCCTCGTCGGCGTCGGGGGCGAGCTGCCAGTCCAGACGCACGCCCAGACCCTGGGACGTGGTGGTGTCGCCGAGGACGTCGTTCATCGTGGAGATGAGCGCGCGCGCCTCTTCGATCTGCCCGCGCAGATGGCCCGCGAGCTCGCCGAGCAGATGGCGTTCGAACGCTTCCTCCTCGCGCTGCAGCGCGTCCTCCTCGGCGGCGCCCGCGGCCGTGTCGAGGTGCTCGGCGTAGGCGGTGATGTCGTGGCTGCCGTCGTCGCCGTGCACGGTGAGCCGCTTGATCCCGGCGGGCTCGGTCAGCTCGGTCCAGGCGCCCACCGCCTCACTGGCGGCGAGCATCCCGTGCAGGTCCTCGCGGCGGCGCAGGATGCCGCTGTCGTCGAGTTCGTCGGCGGAGGACTCGCCCAGGCCCGGTTCCAGCGCCGACAGCAGCTCTTCGAGCGCGGTGACGCGCCCGGCGAGGGCCTCGTGGTCGGCATCGGCCTCCTGCCCGGACCCGGCTGCGTCCGCAGCCGCCTGGGCCCCGAGGTGGGCGGCGAGCTCCTCGATCCCGGCCGCGGCCAGCAGCGCGGTGTCGGCGCCGCCCTCATCGCCGGCGAGCATCGCCCGCAGCACGCCGCCGGAGTCGAGCGCGCGGCGCGCCTGTGCGGCGCGTTCGAGCACGGCGGTATCCAGCCGGGTCTCGGCTGCCACGCGGTCGTCGCGTGCACGCTGGGCCCTGCGCTCGACCTCGGGCAGCTGCCCGGCGGCGTCGTCCATCCGCTCGCGGACCTGGCCCACGGCCACGGAGATCTGGTCGGGGGCGGCCGTGCGCGCCCGGTCGGTGAGCTCGATTTCGCGCCGCACGGTGATCATGTCGGTGATGGCCGCCGTTCGGGCGTCCTCGGCGAGGACCCGCCCGGAGCGGGCGTCCTCCCAGGCCGCAGTATGGCCGCGGTAGTCCTCCAGCAGGACGGCGAGGTCCTCCAGGTCGCGATGGGCGGCGGCAAGCTCGGTGCGCAGCCGCTCCAGCGCCGTCCGCGCGCCGGCGAGCTCGCCGGCGCCCGTTGGGAGCCCGTAGCGGGCAGCGGGCTCGGACAGCTCCGCGCGCACGCTCAAGGTGGCCTCGCGTGCCGTGTCGAAGGCGTCGCGGGCGGCGTTGTGGGCGCGTTGGGTCCGGGCGAGCCACGACCGCGCGCTGTCCAGGCTCGACCAGGCGGCGAGCACACCGGAGGGGTCGGGCAGGGACCGGTCGGTCTCGACGAGTGCGGCGTGGGTGCGCTCGATGTCGCCGCGGCGCTCTTCGGCCTCGGCCAGCAGGGCTTCGGCGATCGCGATGCGGCGGTCGACATTGGCGAGCTGGCGGTCGCTGGTCTCGGCGCGGGCCTCTTTGCCGATGTACTCGGCGCTGGCCTTGCTGTGGGCGCCGGAGGCCGCCCCCAGCCGCCAGCGGCCCTCGACCGAGACGGCGCTCGACACCGGCGGCGGACTGTCGCGGCGATGGCGGGGCTCGGGCTCCTCCTCGCCGGGCGGCGGGAGCAGGCCGATGGAGTCCAGCAGCGCCGATACCGCACCGCTGGTGATGCCGCCGGGCACCGGATCGGCGGGTTCGAGGACGTCGCGCAGGCTGCGGCCCTTGACCGGGCGGCCCGGCGCCAGTAGCAGGTCGCGGGTGGTGCCGTCGGTCAGCGAACCGTCCGCCGCGATCCAGCCCGAGAGCACGCCGCAGGCCTCCAAGGCGGCCTCCAGGCCGGAGCGTTCGTCGTGGGTGAGGTCGGAGGCGAAGTCGACGGCGAGGTAGAAGGGGGCGCCCGCCGCCTCGTCGCGCCCGGCGGTGGCCCATGCGGGCCGCTCGGGCGCGATGTGGCCGGATGCGGCGCCGCGGCGCTCGGAGAGCTCGTCGAGCTCGGTGGACAGCTCCCGCTCCTCCCCTACGGCGGTGTCGCGGCGGGTGCGCAGCTCCCGCAGGAGGGGGTCGACGGTGCCGTGGGCGTGGCGGGCGACCCGTTCGGGCACGTCGGCGTCGAGGACGCGGAGGCTGCCCTCCAGCGGCAGCTCGACCAGCGACTCCAGTTCGGCCAGCTGCGTGCCCAGTTCCGCGTCGGGCGCCGTCTCGCGCAGTCGGGTGCACCAGGCGCGGACCCGGTCGGTGTAGTCGGCGCTGGCCGAGCGGACGGACTCGATGGCGGTCTGCTCGCGTTCGCGGGCGCGCTCCAGCACCGCTTCGGCGGACTCGGTTTCGCCGGCGAGGGCGGCCTCGCGCTGCTCGGCGGCCGTGCGCCGCTCGGCGCGTTCGACGAGGTCGGCGACGACGGCCTCGCGCTCGGCCGCGGCGGTGTCGGCGGCGGTGAACAGGTCGTGCAACTCGGCCAGGCGCGAGCGCAGGTCGGCCACGTCGATACCGGAGACGGGTTCGCGCTCGACGGACTGCTCCAGCCCCTCCAGGTTGACGCGGGTGGCGCTCTCCCGGGGGGCGAGCGTGGTGGGCACGGGGTGGGGGATCCGGCCCAGATCGGCGGGGTCGACGCCGGCGGCGCGGGCGGTGGTGCACAGCCGCTCGTGGAGGCTCCCCAGCCCGTCCAGGGCGCGCTCGATGGCGGCGATGTCGGCGCCGATGCGCTGTTGGGCCTGCTCTTCGTTGGTGTTGGCATAGCCGGCGGCACCCGACGCCGCTTCGGCGGCGCGGATGTAGGCCGAGACGGCCGCGTCACGGGCCTGCTGTTCGAAGTCGGACGCGTTCTCGGGGGCGTCGCCGCTGCGGGAGAGGGTCGCGGTGTCGGACGCGGCGGTCTCGCGGGTGCGGCGCAGCCGGTCGCGTTCCTCCTGGACGGCGCCTTCGGCGGTGACCAGTTCGTCGAGCTCGCCGGTGAGCCGCTCGACTTCGGCGTCGCGGCGGCGGTAGGCGTCGACCTGCTCACGCACGGACTCGGCCTGGATGCGCAGGGTCCGCTGCAGATATCCGCGGTAGTCGGCGAGGAAACCCGACACCTGCTCGCGGGCCGAACGCAGCGCCTGCAGCCGCGCGCGGGCCCGCTCCAGGTCGGTGATGTTGCGCGCCATCTCGTCGAGGATGGTCTCGTCCATGGGCGGCAGCGCCTCGGCGAGCACGGAGACGAGCTCGCCGGCCTCCAGGCGCTCGCCGATGGTGGGGCGGCGCAGCCGGTACAGCAGGTGGATGAGGTTGCGGTAGCGCACCGGATCGTCGATGCCGAACAGTTCCCGCATGACGCGCGCCCGGTAGTTCACCGGGGTGTCGTAGCAGTTGTCCGGTCCGACGTCGGCGCGCAGCCGGTCGACGGGCATGGGGCGGCCGTCGTCGACCACCCGCAGGTCGGTTCCGATTTCGCGGTCGGTGATGAAGAACACG contains:
- a CDS encoding AAA family ATPase; translated protein: MVRTVTTGPATSTGAAPRRYDSSAVAARSLLDRLAESGLDPAARRWVLAALQGDDAVAACGRGEEVPEPPPEPADAPEAGAPAHSRRSFLRRIEVQGFRGIGTPSSLEFAAGPGLTVIVGRNGSGKSSFAEAAEAALTGRNLRWDAMPADWRDGWRNLHFDEGTEITVELQLAAETGPTRVTRAWTGESVRSARGEVVSPDGTTAPLRSLGWDPELARYRPFLSYDELGRAVTGRAAELYDTLTALLGLTDLTEAERRLAKACDRLTKQRDRPGHEHGHLVRRLRAADDRRAAQAADLLESENPDLDRLASVAADDGPADLRQHRVLRRLRRLSVPERTVLNDVVNELRGAAMELAMAAGTKGDRARGVAELLRSALRHRERHPAETDCPTCGTAGEFGSEWEQRARAEIRALEPVAANAAAAYERADNARDQARFLMAPMPSWLPPDSELGRVWAEWEAGAEITDLAALAEHIETVGRRLRSTAIAARKEAGEKLDDPTDGWSELAEQLGAWVRDAREATAAGETLGPAERALEWLAGIAREIRAERLRPLASHAEQVWHRLRQERRIDLEAMRLVGRGARRRVAVDVAVDGSENDGNAPGLLSQGEFQALALSICLPRTMVPDNPFGFLLLDDPVQAMDTETVEGLAAVLAEVGRHRQLIVFTHDTRLSDALYRLGLPADIRRIQRDATSNVWVAESGRAGAAPDPDGAAPPAGRGADGGAGAEGSAGRQDPGYGGDLLGAPAARPGPDPDQGGPQPGPFFDLGR
- a CDS encoding TIGR02680 family protein, yielding MTVANAHGRTEPSPHGGGTEAPGGAIGAQNSPAADAAAAGDTARTPDGRGHAAASGASGPDPLGAGDTPAAGTPSAAEGAAGEPARDEPAAGTPYDGGEPDGGRYRLNRAGIHNVWHYDDHVFDFADGRLLLRGRNGAGKSKALEMLLPFLLDGDARRLDTTGSSRTSLRWLLLEGRGDDAAPGSRRRSGEAAGADTSEGRAAAGEDAAGDAASGPDSGGDGAPAATLGYLWVEFTRPAATPQDTPGTPGTPDEHGARPVAHGGTARRITLGAAVTASPGAEARSVFFITDREIGTDLRVVDDGRPMPVDRLRADVGPDNCYDTPVNYRARVMRELFGIDDPVRYRNLIHLLYRLRRPTIGERLEAGELVSVLAEALPPMDETILDEMARNITDLERARARLQALRSAREQVSGFLADYRGYLQRTLRIQAESVREQVDAYRRRDAEVERLTGELDELVTAEGAVQEERDRLRRTRETAASDTATLSRSGDAPENASDFEQQARDAAVSAYIRAAEAASGAAGYANTNEEQAQQRIGADIAAIERALDGLGSLHERLCTTARAAGVDPADLGRIPHPVPTTLAPRESATRVNLEGLEQSVEREPVSGIDVADLRSRLAELHDLFTAADTAAAEREAVVADLVERAERRTAAEQREAALAGETESAEAVLERAREREQTAIESVRSASADYTDRVRAWCTRLRETAPDAELGTQLAELESLVELPLEGSLRVLDADVPERVARHAHGTVDPLLRELRTRRDTAVGEERELSTELDELSERRGAASGHIAPERPAWATAGRDEAAGAPFYLAVDFASDLTHDERSGLEAALEACGVLSGWIAADGSLTDGTTRDLLLAPGRPVKGRSLRDVLEPADPVPGGITSGAVSALLDSIGLLPPPGEEEPEPRHRRDSPPPVSSAVSVEGRWRLGAASGAHSKASAEYIGKEARAETSDRQLANVDRRIAIAEALLAEAEERRGDIERTHAALVETDRSLPDPSGVLAAWSSLDSARSWLARTQRAHNAARDAFDTAREATLSVRAELSEPAARYGLPTGAGELAGARTALERLRTELAAAHRDLEDLAVLLEDYRGHTAAWEDARSGRVLAEDARTAAITDMITVRREIELTDRARTAAPDQISVAVGQVRERMDDAAGQLPEVERRAQRARDDRVAAETRLDTAVLERAAQARRALDSGGVLRAMLAGDEGGADTALLAAAGIEELAAHLGAQAAADAAGSGQEADADHEALAGRVTALEELLSALEPGLGESSADELDDSGILRRREDLHGMLAASEAVGAWTELTEPAGIKRLTVHGDDGSHDITAYAEHLDTAAGAAEEDALQREEEAFERHLLGELAGHLRGQIEEARALISTMNDVLGDTTTSQGLGVRLDWQLAPDADEDIRAVVPLLAKPPEQRTRVETTRLRDALRRCIEAIRRLDPTATGGAQLRAALDYRSWFAFTVYVTDATNPGRERRLSHRTALSQGEQRVVAYLVLFAAAAAQFGSLAAQAPQAPRLILLDDAFAKVDEPTHGRLLGLLVELDLDFVLTSERVWGCFESVPSLHIYECLRDPAVPGIATLHFTWDGSRRRLVGV